The Budorcas taxicolor isolate Tak-1 chromosome 5, Takin1.1, whole genome shotgun sequence genome includes a window with the following:
- the TTLL8 gene encoding protein monoglycylase TTLL8 — protein sequence MLRAPRPGPHPGRGRVSDCSPRPERRLGALNRGLRDPTPPTPTARRRARSRPRRRPRRTPPPRRPRSPTPRAGSGAPPVRLRRWRPRAAQCAAPLGSVARGNRRTRDSATGAGGTQTAPGAQVVEGSKDEVVEGSKDEVPEAKVEAGMEPELKQGVCQDLVSSPRLDRLKIAKQLTDKAIKEKKIFSICGHYPVIRTTLRRKGWVEKKFHFLTNLVPSVDGDGEAVPENKRAEGKENQDVALEKADDVHDVMSRLVKNETPYFLWTIKRDVIDYHSLSCDQMLNHYGKTASFTTKIGLCVSMRSLPWYVQANPDTFFPRCYSLCTESEKQEFLDDFRRTVASSILKWVVSQQSSRSKPRSRREEARHCGASRKVPEGAGPRLMGLSGQFVDVACKVCKAYLGRLEHEDIDLAEDSTRDLTEDEWNDLIQQYYSLTHGEAFIPSSRNHFSQCQALLNKITSVNPQTEIDGLRNIWIIKPAAKSRGRDIVCMNHVEEILELVAADQPPAKDNKWVVQKYIETPLLIYDTKFDIRQWFLVTDWNPLTIWFYKESYLRFSTQRFSLDKLDSAIHLCNNSIQKHLKNDKDRSPLLPCHNMWTSTRFQEYLQKRGRGAVWSSVIYPSMKRAITNTMKVAQGHVEPRKNSFELYGADFILGRDFRPWLIEINSSPTMHASTPVTAQLCAQVQEDTIKVVVDRKADRNCDIGNFELLWKQPAVELPTFQGSDLLVEGVGIRKARKQMPVTPSFDFVPPLSDIHPLKQRCPSAMLDLARGPPPMALHQELNLKDGKVPPCTLPVHLHRLVERSAKAKSGHRASGRKVELPSCTSQHSDSKAPRPALAKAESDRRSDPDSLHVHPLPSVLPSVKTAEGAPFQPPRPPGCQDNGGLLQQFRGPLNTKCPAQDQLDRKLSGAAFLLLPHPPSCAGQLAHAQYTRESPPRITSSRHEEPVLSELAGPSEATSSLTRFPHSVSSLAPRPVSPAPWQLTSP from the exons ATGCTCCGTGCCCCGCGCCCCGGTCCGCACCCCGGCCGCGGCCGCGTCTCAGACTGCAGCCCCCGCCCGGAGCGCCGCTTAGGTGCCCTCAACCGTGGCCTGCGGGACCCCACGCCCCCGACGCCCACCGCGCGCCGCCGCGCTCGgagccgcccccgccgccgcccccgccgcacCCCGCCGCCCCGGCGTCCGCGAAGCCCCACGCCCCGCGCCGGCAGCGGCGCCCCGCCTGTGCGGCTCCGCCGCTGGCGCCCCCGGGCTGCACAATGCGCCGCGCCGCTGGGGTCCGTCGCCCGGGGCAACCGCAGGACGCGAGACAGCGCGACGGGGGCCGGGGGCACGCAGACAGCCCCGG GGGCCCAGGTGGTGGAAGGGAGCAAGGACGAGGTGGTGGAAGGGAGCAAGGACGAGGTGCCGGAGGCCAAGGTTGAAGCAGGGATGGAGCCAG aatTAAAACAAGGAGTTTGCCAAGACTTGGTTTCTTCCCCCAGATTAGACAGATTGAAAATAGCAAAACAACTAACGGACAAGGCAATCAAG GAAAAGAAGATCTTCTCCATCTGCGGACACTACCCAGTGATCCGGACCACCCTGCGGAGGAAGGGCTGGGTGGAAAAGAAGTTCCACTTTCTGACCAATCTCGTGCCAAGCGTTGACGGCGACGGGGAAGCAGTGCCAG AAAACAAACGTGCTGAAGGCAAAGAGAATCAAGATGTGGCTTTGGAGAAAGCAGACGACGTCCACGATGTGATG TCCAGGTTGGTAAAAAACGAAACGCCCTACTTCCTTTGGACAATCAAAAGGGACGTCATCGACTATCACAGCCTGAGCTGCGACCAGATGCTAAACCACTATGGGAAGACTGCGTCCTTCACCACCAAG ATCGGGCTGTGTGTGAGCATGCGGAGCCTGCCGTGGTACGTCCAGGCCAACCCCGACACCTTCTTCCCGCGCTGCTACAGCCTCTGCACCGAGAGCGAGAAGCAAGAGTTCCTGG ACGACTTCCGGCGCACGGTGGCCTCCAGCATCCTGAAGTGGGTGGTCAGCCAGCAGAGCAGCAGGAGCAAGCCAAGGAGCAGGCGGGAGGAGGCCCGCCACTGCGGGGCGAGCCGGAAAG TTCCCGAGGGTGCAGGACCGAGGCTCATGGGCCTGTCGGGGCAGTTCGTGGATGTCGCGTGCAAGGTGTGCAAGGCCTACCTGGGACGGCTGGAGCACGAGGACATCGACCTCGCTGAGGACAGCACCAGGGACCTCACAGAGGACGAGTGGAACGATCTGATCCAGCAGTACTACTCGCTCACCCA CGGCGAGGCCTTCATCCCCAGTTCCAGGAATCACTTTTCCCAGTGCCAGGCTCTGCTGAACAAAATCACCTCTGTGAACCCTCAGACCGAGATCGACGGGCTTCGGAACATCTGGATCATCAAGCCTGCGGCCAAGTCCCGCGGCCGAG ACATAGTGTGCATGAACCACGTGGAGGAGATCCTGGAGCTGGTGGCTGCAGACCAGCCACCCGCCAAGGACAACAAGTGGGTGGTGCAGAAGTACATCGAGACACCGCTGCTCATCTATGACACCAAATTCGACATCCGGCAGTGGTTCCTGGTCACCGACTGGAACCCACTGACCATCTGGTTCTACAAGGAGAGCTATCTGCGCTTCTCAACGCAGCGCTTCTCCCTGGACAAACTGGACAG CGCCATCCACCTGTGCAACAACTCTATCCAGAAGCACCTGAAGAACGACAAGGACCGCAGCCCCCTGCTGCCCTGCCACAACATGTGGACCAGCACCCGATTCCAGGAGTACCTGCAGAAGAGGGGCCGCGGGGCCGTGTGGAGCAGCGTCATCTACCCGTCCATGAAGAGGGCCATCACCAACACCATGAAGGTAGCTCAGGGCCACGTGGAGCCGCGCAAGAACAGCTTCGAGCTGTACGGCGCTGACTTCATTCTCGGGCGCGACTTCAGGCCCTGGCTGATCGAGATCAACTCCAGCCCCACCATGCACGCGTCCACGCCTGTCACAGCGCAGCTGTGCGCGCAGGTGCAAGAGGACACCATCAAGGTGGTGGTGGACCGCAAGGCCGACCGAAACTGCGACATCGGCAACTTCGAGCTGCTATGGAAACAG CCTGCAGTGGAGCTGCCCACGTTCCAGGGCTCCGACTTGCTTGTGGAAGGCGTGGGCATAAGGAAAGCCAGGAAACAGATGCCAGTGACCCCCAGCTTTGACTTTGTGCCTCCGCTCTCGGACATCCATCCGCTGAAACAGAGGTGCCCCTCAGCCATGCTGGACCTGGCCCGGGGACCCCCACCCATGGCCCTgcaccaggagttgaacctgaaAGATGGGAAGGTACCTCCTTGCACCTTGCCTGTGCACTTACACAGACTGGTGGAGAGGAGTGCTAAAGCCAAGAGTGGCCACAGGGCGTCCGGCAGGAAGGTCGAGCTCCCCTCCTGCACCTCTCAGCACTCAGACAGTAAGGCCCCCCGCCCCGCTCTCGCCAAGGCCGAATCCGACAGACGCTCGGATCCAGACTCATTACACGTGCACCCACTGCCCTCCGTGCTTCCGAGTGTGAAGACAGCGGAGGGTGCTCCGTTTCAGCCACCCAGACCACCAG GTTGTCAGGACAATGGGGGCCTGCTGCAGCAGTTCCGGGGCCCCCTGAACACCAAGTGCCCTGCACAGGACCAGCTGG ATCGTAAACTCTCAGGGGCCGCGTTCTtgctgctcccccaccccccgagCTGTGCTGGACAGCTCGCACATGCTCAGTACACGCGCGAATCGCCCCCTAGGATCACCAGCTCCAGGCACGAGGAGCCAGTGCTTTCAGAGCTGGCAGGGCCCTCGGAGGCCACGTCCAGTCTCACCCGCTTTCCTCACTCCGTGTCCAGTCTGGCACCGAGGCCCGTCAGCCCTGCCCCTTGGCAACTCACCTCTCCGTGA